In Streptomyces sp. NBC_00433, a single genomic region encodes these proteins:
- a CDS encoding RNA 2'-phosphotransferase codes for MDEKRTVKASKFLSLVLRHDPGRIGVALDEAGWAGVDELLAACAAHGRRLSRAELDHVVATNNKRRFAFSDDGRRIRASQGHTVEVDLGLAAAAPPDVLFHGTATKTLPLILRDGLLPMARQDVHLSADRETAVRVGQRHGRPVVLAVDAAGLAAGGQVFRVSANGVWLTGPVAPEWLRVQPD; via the coding sequence ATGGACGAGAAGCGGACGGTGAAGGCGTCGAAGTTCCTGTCGCTGGTGCTGCGGCACGACCCGGGCAGGATAGGCGTCGCGCTGGACGAGGCCGGCTGGGCGGGCGTGGACGAGTTGCTCGCCGCGTGTGCCGCCCACGGCCGGCGGCTGTCCAGGGCGGAGCTCGACCATGTCGTGGCCACCAACAACAAGCGGCGGTTCGCCTTCTCGGACGACGGCCGGCGGATCAGGGCCAGCCAGGGGCACACGGTCGAGGTGGATCTCGGGCTCGCGGCCGCGGCACCGCCCGACGTGCTCTTCCACGGGACGGCGACCAAGACGCTGCCGCTGATCCTGCGGGACGGGCTGCTGCCGATGGCGCGGCAGGACGTGCACCTGTCGGCGGACCGCGAAACGGCCGTACGCGTCGGGCAGCGGCACGGCCGTCCTGTGGTGCTCGCGGTGGACGCGGCGGGGCTGGCCGCCGGCGGCCAGGTCTTCCGGGTCAGCGCGAACGGGGTGTGGCTGACCGGTCCCGTGGCGCCGGAGTGGCTGCGGGTGCAGCCGGACTGA
- a CDS encoding DUF3099 domain-containing protein, which produces MRKRGGPEVHQISGARTGLTEDVRARQRRYIISMSVRTLSVVLTVVLWNVERPLAWGTLVLGLLLPYVAVVYANAGRENRPVVTAAYIPPPVIPVLEATKVESGAERSAEAFADPVDTP; this is translated from the coding sequence ATGCGGAAGCGGGGCGGACCGGAGGTCCACCAGATCTCCGGCGCGCGTACCGGGCTGACCGAGGACGTACGCGCACGGCAGCGGCGCTACATCATCTCGATGTCGGTCCGCACGCTCTCGGTGGTCCTCACCGTGGTGCTGTGGAATGTCGAGCGCCCGCTGGCCTGGGGGACCCTGGTGCTGGGTCTGCTGCTGCCGTACGTCGCAGTGGTCTACGCCAATGCCGGGCGGGAGAACCGTCCCGTGGTGACCGCCGCGTACATCCCGCCACCGGTCATACCGGTGCTTGAGGCAACCAAAGTGGAGTCCGGAGCGGAACGTTCGGCCGAGGCGTTCGCCGACCCCGTCGACACCCCCTGA
- a CDS encoding metallopeptidase TldD-related protein — MSIATTKPHEIVERALELSTADGCVVIADEESSANLRWAGNALTTNGVTRGRTLTVIATVDGGQGAASGVVSRSAVTADELEPLVRAAEAAAREAGPAEDAQPLVTGVPQSADFTDAPAETASGVFAAFAPALGEAFATAKAGGRQLYGFAFHSVTSTYLGTSAGLRLRHDQPTGTLEVNAKSPDRTRSAWAGAATRDFTDVDPRALDAELAQRLAWAERKVELPAGRYETLLPPSAVADLMIYQLWSSGARDAAEGRTVFSKAGGGTRVGEQLSTLPLTLRSDPGEPGLEAAPFVVAHASGDESSVFDNGLPVGPVDWMRDGTLRHLPTTRHSASLTGLPMAPAADNLILEGGGKQSLAEMVAGTERGLLLTCLWYIREVDPATLLLTGLTRDGVYLVEGGEVTGVVNNFRFNESPVALLGRAVEAGRSERTLPREWSDWFTRASAPALRVPDFNMSSVSQGV, encoded by the coding sequence ATGAGCATCGCGACGACGAAGCCGCACGAGATTGTCGAGCGGGCTCTGGAGCTGTCGACGGCGGACGGCTGCGTGGTCATCGCCGACGAGGAGTCCAGCGCGAACCTGCGCTGGGCCGGCAACGCGCTGACCACCAACGGCGTCACCCGCGGGCGGACCCTCACGGTGATCGCGACCGTGGACGGCGGGCAGGGCGCCGCCTCCGGCGTCGTGTCGCGGTCCGCGGTGACCGCGGACGAGCTGGAGCCGCTGGTGCGGGCGGCCGAGGCGGCGGCCCGGGAGGCCGGGCCGGCCGAGGACGCGCAGCCGCTGGTGACCGGGGTGCCGCAGTCCGCGGACTTCACGGATGCGCCGGCCGAGACCGCCTCCGGGGTCTTCGCGGCCTTCGCGCCCGCGCTGGGCGAGGCCTTCGCCACCGCGAAGGCCGGCGGGCGGCAGCTGTACGGCTTCGCCTTCCACTCGGTGACCTCGACGTATCTGGGGACGTCGGCGGGGCTGCGGCTGCGGCACGACCAGCCGACCGGCACCCTTGAGGTCAACGCGAAGTCCCCCGACCGTACGCGGTCCGCGTGGGCGGGCGCGGCCACCAGGGACTTCACCGACGTGGACCCGCGGGCGCTGGACGCCGAGCTGGCGCAGCGCCTTGCCTGGGCCGAGCGGAAGGTCGAGCTGCCGGCCGGGCGGTACGAGACGCTGCTGCCGCCGTCGGCGGTCGCGGACCTGATGATCTACCAGCTGTGGTCGTCGGGCGCCCGGGACGCCGCCGAGGGCCGTACGGTCTTCAGCAAGGCGGGCGGCGGCACGCGGGTGGGCGAGCAGCTCTCCACGCTGCCGCTGACGCTGCGCAGCGACCCGGGCGAGCCGGGCCTGGAGGCGGCGCCCTTCGTGGTGGCGCACGCGTCCGGCGACGAGTCCTCGGTCTTCGACAACGGGCTGCCGGTCGGCCCGGTGGACTGGATGCGGGACGGCACCCTGCGCCATCTGCCGACCACCAGGCACAGCGCCTCGCTGACCGGGCTGCCGATGGCGCCGGCCGCCGACAACCTGATCCTGGAGGGCGGCGGCAAGCAGTCGCTGGCCGAGATGGTCGCGGGCACCGAGCGGGGCCTGCTGCTGACCTGCCTGTGGTACATCCGCGAGGTCGACCCGGCGACGCTGCTGCTGACCGGCCTGACCAGGGACGGTGTCTACCTGGTCGAGGGCGGCGAGGTCACCGGGGTGGTGAACAACTTCCGCTTCAACGAGTCGCCGGTCGCCCTGCTGGGCCGGGCGGTCGAGGCGGGCCGCAGCGAGCGGACGCTGCCGCGCGAGTGGAGCGACTGGTTCACGCGGGCCTCGGCGCCCGCGCTGCGGGTGCCGGACTTCAACATGAGTTCGGTCAGCCAGGGCGTCTGA